From Flavobacterium sp. 102, a single genomic window includes:
- a CDS encoding MauE/DoxX family redox-associated membrane protein, translating into MKTLSNFKTNIIYTISLLYILLFTYAAVSKMLDFQNFQAQLGQSPLLSIFAEILSITVPLVEIVLSILLMIPKLRILALYFSCFLMFLFTVYIVMILNFTSFIPCSCGGVLEKLGWQEHLIFNCAFVALGLLAIGFKSGLKHTVIVTIIGFSIGIALMSGLFLLSEDIIHKENPFVRRFPQGTAARVAGVDLKNTSFYIAGATSDKVYLGNPIAPLQVFEYDRNLSNPKQHTISLDREGFPFSALQLAVVYPYFFIYDKSVPVIYKGLVSDWKATMACNKECHFNEIAFINQNEFIIRTQKQKSYDNVLAKVTIKDSFHLAYNTTVLQKQTDGIFDTDGTMHYSPQINKLIYTYHYRNQFISTDQNLNSVKRGNTIDTTTIAKLKIVKNSKSGDTKLAAPPHMVNKRTTVAANLLFVNSMLRGKFEKEEIWKGATAVDIYDITTKEYVLSFYVYNEEEFKMKDFHATKDALYIISGHFLLKYGFGERIKSKFKN; encoded by the coding sequence ATGAAAACACTATCCAACTTCAAAACCAACATCATCTACACTATCTCCCTACTCTACATCTTACTCTTCACCTATGCTGCGGTAAGCAAAATGCTTGATTTCCAAAATTTTCAAGCACAGCTCGGTCAGTCGCCATTACTGAGCATCTTCGCAGAAATATTATCTATTACAGTTCCGTTAGTTGAAATTGTACTAAGCATTCTCTTAATGATTCCCAAACTCAGAATCCTGGCATTATACTTTAGCTGTTTTTTAATGTTTCTGTTTACAGTCTACATTGTAATGATCCTCAACTTTACCTCTTTTATTCCTTGCTCTTGTGGTGGGGTTCTTGAAAAACTTGGCTGGCAGGAGCACCTTATTTTCAATTGTGCATTTGTGGCTTTGGGACTATTGGCAATAGGGTTTAAAAGCGGATTAAAACATACTGTAATTGTAACCATAATCGGCTTTAGTATCGGTATTGCGTTAATGTCAGGTCTCTTTCTTTTATCAGAAGACATCATTCACAAAGAAAATCCTTTTGTACGCCGTTTTCCTCAGGGTACGGCAGCAAGAGTTGCAGGCGTTGATTTAAAAAACACCTCCTTTTACATTGCAGGAGCAACGTCCGACAAAGTATATCTGGGTAATCCCATTGCACCGCTTCAGGTTTTTGAATATGATCGTAATCTGTCAAATCCAAAGCAACATACCATCAGCCTCGACCGCGAAGGATTTCCGTTCAGCGCATTGCAGCTTGCAGTTGTATATCCTTATTTCTTTATATACGACAAGTCAGTACCGGTCATTTACAAAGGATTGGTATCCGATTGGAAAGCCACGATGGCATGCAATAAGGAATGCCACTTTAATGAAATTGCATTCATAAATCAAAATGAGTTTATCATCCGCACGCAAAAACAAAAGTCGTACGATAACGTGCTGGCAAAAGTGACGATAAAAGATTCGTTTCACCTTGCTTACAATACAACCGTACTGCAAAAGCAAACGGACGGCATTTTTGATACGGACGGCACCATGCATTACAGTCCGCAAATCAATAAATTAATCTATACCTATCATTACCGCAACCAATTCATTAGTACCGATCAAAATCTAAATAGTGTAAAGCGTGGCAATACCATCGATACCACCACCATAGCGAAGCTAAAAATCGTCAAAAACAGTAAATCAGGCGATACCAAACTGGCTGCACCACCACATATGGTAAACAAACGTACGACAGTGGCGGCAAATCTGCTCTTTGTCAATTCCATGCTTCGCGGGAAATTTGAAAAGGAAGAAATCTGGAAAGGTGCCACAGCAGTAGATATCTATGATATCACCACGAAAGAATATGTGTTGAGTTTCTACGTCTATAACGAGGAAGAATTTAAAATGAAAGACTTCCATGCCACTAAGGATGCCCTTTACATTATTTCAGGACACTTCCTGCTGAAATACGGGTTTGGAGAGAGGATAAAATCAAAATTCAAAAACTAA
- a CDS encoding DUF6520 family protein codes for MKTRFFKLFMLPIAAFTLASAAAVGTDSSEESKATTTMTAYIHNPNVWDCDPVPVSCRVGSGETCLYGSLEAFEKDSENACIIQLEKVE; via the coding sequence ATGAAAACAAGATTTTTCAAATTGTTCATGCTGCCAATCGCAGCGTTTACATTAGCCAGTGCAGCAGCCGTTGGCACTGATTCATCAGAGGAAAGTAAAGCGACTACGACAATGACTGCCTACATTCACAATCCGAACGTTTGGGATTGCGACCCTGTACCGGTAAGTTGCCGCGTGGGTAGCGGGGAAACCTGCCTTTACGGTTCATTAGAAGCTTTTGAAAAAGATTCTGAGAACGCCTGTATCATCCAGCTTGAAAAAGTGGAATAG
- a CDS encoding prolyl oligopeptidase family serine peptidase, with protein sequence MMPTSKTYRSCLLLFFLSLYACPVKGQVILKKRLTEADYGKWGTLDIQRISTEGNWTSYGMSYENKNDTLFVQHTQSARRYTIPNGRDGRFGGEKLFACLSKDSLVLHSLVDGDVQKIESVKQYELIGDGKYIVIWYINGVLEIRYAKGVAVERIADVAIYDINEQGDSLVYGIKDKESGKAGVIQFDRYRHFSLGAIEKPLNRIVWQKQGKAVVLFDGLSLYCYRFSDKKMLRFSSGLPKEQDIRIITGSNGPMAISDDGSLVFFTIAAPDAPTVKKENSAVEIWNGNDAPLFPAKESLAIVASKKTAVWFPDTGKYCLLTDELLYKIRLSGLQDYAILSNPYAYSLEPRYYEDVDYYIKNVRTGAEKLLLAKQSHDPNQLCFSPISNAFVYYRDTNWMLYNPDTDSLLNLTKLLPTTWDNGSEENVAGQFGAYGVGGWAADGTSVLLYDRHDIWKVSLNGKEGKRLTKGREANSVYRVSRVESERFGIRDYEGETRVLLDMDKGVVFSMTNQEDWSTGLCIYSNRLGLRTITDNSGYLSAVKKSDTDCFVYSSQSFSQPPQLHFISLKEGKSRTLYQSNRQQSDYHYGKSELITYTNRDCKSLKGALFYPADYDATKKYPMIVHIYEQRSKMVNRYVKPTQFNYEGFNVTHLTLNGYFVLMPDIHYKVGNPGISASDCVIAAVEAVIATGKIDPKKIGLIGHSFGGYEVDFIVTQTDLFTAAVSGAGVSDVTRRYFDLSKNSIHMHEMWRYETQQIRMGGSFYEIKNDYLNNSPLLHTDTIKTPLLLWSGKNDIIIPFEQSVAFYLALRRLKMPTILLGYPNEDHTLSKKDNQKDLTQRILKWFDYYLKDQKDIAWIRVGTSYD encoded by the coding sequence ATGATGCCCACAAGCAAAACCTATAGGTCATGCCTGCTTTTGTTTTTTTTATCACTGTATGCCTGCCCTGTGAAGGGGCAGGTTATACTAAAAAAGCGGCTGACGGAAGCGGATTATGGCAAATGGGGAACATTGGATATTCAGCGTATTTCTACGGAAGGCAACTGGACCAGTTATGGGATGTCGTATGAAAACAAAAACGATACGTTGTTTGTGCAGCATACCCAAAGTGCCAGACGCTATACAATTCCTAACGGCAGGGATGGACGGTTTGGTGGCGAAAAGCTGTTTGCGTGCCTGAGTAAGGATAGTCTGGTACTGCACTCATTAGTTGACGGTGACGTACAAAAAATAGAAAGTGTAAAACAGTATGAACTCATTGGTGATGGAAAATATATCGTAATCTGGTACATCAACGGTGTTTTGGAAATACGATACGCTAAAGGTGTTGCCGTTGAGCGTATTGCCGATGTTGCGATTTACGATATCAATGAACAGGGCGATTCACTTGTATACGGCATAAAAGATAAGGAAAGTGGTAAAGCAGGCGTAATTCAGTTTGACCGATACCGTCACTTTAGCTTGGGTGCTATAGAGAAACCCCTTAACCGCATTGTTTGGCAAAAGCAAGGGAAGGCTGTTGTGTTGTTTGACGGTTTAAGCCTGTATTGCTATCGGTTTTCTGATAAAAAAATGCTGCGGTTTTCGTCTGGTCTGCCCAAAGAACAAGATATACGAATTATAACAGGTTCGAACGGGCCGATGGCCATTTCAGACGATGGCAGCCTGGTTTTCTTTACCATTGCAGCACCTGATGCACCTACTGTGAAAAAAGAAAATAGTGCTGTTGAGATTTGGAACGGTAACGATGCACCACTGTTTCCTGCAAAGGAATCACTTGCCATTGTGGCCTCTAAAAAGACGGCAGTATGGTTTCCGGACACAGGAAAGTATTGCCTGCTGACGGATGAACTGCTTTATAAGATTCGGTTAAGCGGTTTGCAGGACTATGCAATCTTATCCAACCCGTATGCCTACAGTCTGGAACCCAGGTATTATGAGGATGTGGATTATTATATTAAAAACGTGCGCACCGGGGCTGAAAAATTACTGTTGGCTAAACAATCGCACGACCCGAATCAATTGTGTTTTTCTCCGATTAGTAATGCTTTTGTGTATTACAGGGATACGAACTGGATGCTTTACAATCCTGATACGGACAGCCTTTTAAACCTTACCAAACTCCTACCCACCACATGGGATAATGGTTCAGAAGAGAACGTGGCAGGGCAGTTTGGCGCGTATGGTGTGGGAGGATGGGCTGCCGATGGCACAAGTGTGTTGCTGTATGACCGTCATGATATTTGGAAAGTTTCACTGAACGGAAAAGAAGGAAAGCGATTAACCAAAGGTAGGGAAGCAAACAGCGTATACCGTGTGAGCCGTGTGGAATCTGAACGTTTCGGCATCAGAGATTATGAGGGAGAAACGCGTGTTTTGCTCGATATGGATAAGGGTGTTGTTTTTAGTATGACGAATCAGGAGGATTGGTCGACCGGATTGTGTATTTACAGCAACCGATTGGGATTGCGGACAATCACCGATAACAGCGGTTACCTCAGTGCTGTTAAAAAGAGCGATACCGATTGTTTTGTTTACAGCAGTCAAAGCTTTTCGCAACCGCCACAACTGCATTTCATAAGCCTGAAAGAGGGCAAAAGCAGGACTTTATATCAATCGAACCGACAACAGTCCGATTACCATTATGGAAAATCGGAACTGATAACTTACACGAACCGTGATTGTAAATCGTTGAAAGGAGCGCTGTTTTATCCTGCGGATTATGATGCGACGAAAAAATATCCAATGATTGTTCATATTTATGAACAGCGATCAAAGATGGTCAATCGGTACGTGAAACCGACACAGTTTAATTACGAAGGTTTTAATGTTACCCATCTCACTTTAAATGGTTATTTCGTTTTGATGCCTGATATTCATTATAAGGTAGGGAATCCGGGGATTTCTGCCAGTGATTGTGTCATCGCTGCGGTGGAAGCCGTGATTGCTACCGGAAAGATAGACCCTAAAAAGATAGGACTGATTGGTCATTCGTTTGGAGGATATGAAGTGGATTTTATTGTTACACAGACGGATTTGTTTACTGCTGCCGTTAGCGGGGCTGGCGTCAGCGATGTTACGCGAAGGTATTTTGATTTGAGTAAAAATAGTATTCACATGCATGAAATGTGGCGTTATGAAACACAACAGATTCGTATGGGTGGTTCTTTTTACGAAATTAAAAATGACTATCTCAATAACTCACCATTATTACATACTGATACCATCAAAACACCTTTATTATTATGGTCGGGGAAGAATGATATTATTATTCCTTTTGAGCAGAGTGTCGCCTTTTATTTGGCACTCCGTCGTCTTAAAATGCCGACAATATTATTAGGATATCCCAATGAAGATCATACATTGTCTAAAAAAGATAATCAAAAAGATCTGACGCAACGCATTTTGAAATGGTTTGACTATTATCTGAAAGATCAAAAGGATATAGCTTGGATTAGGGTAGGAACCTCCTATGATTAA
- a CDS encoding RagB/SusD family nutrient uptake outer membrane protein, with protein sequence MKKDMMQDTPAGNIKWMLSILVCICLLHSCDSYVEVEQPNSQLTGSAVFEDVGTVNAAMTGLYAKMRNNGVLAGNSTGGSLQLGWYADEFENYQAVGVNNFYNNTLFDGESVVGTIWNQSYRQIYEANAIIEGVTNSVSLPEASRNQFKGEALFVRALVHLYLVNLYGDVPYIKTTDPVQNSQVSRMASATVYENIIADLEEAQALLPETYITAERVRPNRFAAMAVLARAYLYTGAYAEASDAASAVINSPLYTWETDLDKVFLKASTTTIWQFMPNAAGTNTSEGGLYIFVTGPPTTVGLRADFVNAFAANDQRKVKWVKAVTAGTNTWYHAFKYKQRIATASSLEYSVVLRLAEQYLIRAEARAKQGELTNAKQDLNLIRNTAGLGNTTAVNADEIVAEVLNQRRFELFSEFGHRFFDLKRTAQLNTVLPLSKPGWNANDALWPLPATELIANPNLNPQNTGY encoded by the coding sequence ATGAAAAAAGATATGATGCAGGATACCCCTGCCGGAAATATAAAATGGATGCTGTCAATACTGGTGTGCATCTGCCTGTTACACTCGTGCGACAGCTATGTAGAAGTGGAGCAGCCGAATTCGCAACTCACGGGAAGTGCCGTATTTGAAGATGTAGGTACGGTAAATGCGGCTATGACAGGGTTGTATGCGAAGATGCGCAATAATGGTGTGTTGGCAGGCAACAGCACGGGTGGTTCACTGCAACTGGGCTGGTATGCTGATGAATTTGAGAACTATCAGGCAGTGGGCGTGAATAATTTTTATAACAATACGTTGTTTGATGGCGAGTCAGTAGTAGGTACGATATGGAACCAAAGCTACCGACAGATTTATGAAGCCAATGCGATCATTGAAGGCGTGACCAACTCGGTCAGCCTGCCTGAAGCTTCGCGGAACCAGTTTAAAGGTGAGGCACTGTTTGTAAGAGCGTTGGTGCATCTTTATTTAGTGAACCTGTATGGTGATGTGCCGTATATTAAAACGACAGACCCGGTGCAGAACAGTCAGGTAAGCCGAATGGCGAGCGCGACGGTATATGAAAACATCATTGCTGATTTAGAGGAAGCACAGGCTTTGCTGCCGGAAACGTATATCACGGCGGAGCGGGTGCGCCCGAACCGATTTGCCGCGATGGCAGTACTTGCCAGAGCGTATTTGTACACGGGTGCATATGCCGAGGCATCTGATGCTGCTTCGGCGGTGATTAATAGTCCGTTATATACCTGGGAAACCGATTTGGATAAGGTGTTTTTAAAAGCCAGTACGACGACCATCTGGCAATTTATGCCCAATGCTGCCGGAACCAATACCAGTGAAGGCGGACTTTATATTTTTGTGACGGGGCCGCCAACCACGGTAGGATTGCGTGCCGATTTCGTCAATGCGTTTGCTGCCAATGACCAGCGTAAAGTGAAATGGGTGAAAGCGGTTACCGCAGGGACTAACACCTGGTATCATGCCTTTAAGTACAAACAGCGCATAGCTACCGCTAGTTCGTTAGAATATTCGGTGGTTTTGCGACTGGCAGAGCAATACCTCATTAGAGCCGAAGCACGGGCGAAACAAGGTGAACTTACCAATGCTAAGCAGGATTTAAACCTCATACGCAACACGGCAGGACTGGGTAATACCACGGCGGTTAATGCGGACGAAATTGTAGCTGAGGTGCTGAATCAGCGGCGGTTTGAACTGTTTAGCGAGTTTGGCCATCGGTTTTTTGACCTGAAACGTACGGCGCAACTCAACACCGTTTTACCCTTATCAAAACCGGGATGGAATGCCAATGATGCCCTTTGGCCACTACCAGCTACCGAACTGATTGCCAACCCGAACCTGAACCCGCAAAATACGGGTTATTAA
- a CDS encoding SusC/RagA family TonB-linked outer membrane protein, giving the protein MNKISLYKARAPLLYALFISLVYCNALFAQNTQPTTITGTVSDVNGVLPGVTITVKRTQNSTISDSAGKYSLTAQTDDTLVFSYIGFKTIEIGVNGRALLNAVLSDDATNLKEVTVNAGYYTVKDKERTGSIAKITAKDIDKQPVSNVLAAMQGRLAGVDIIQDSGTAGGGFQIKIRGVNSLRADGNSPMYVIDGVPYSSETIGYSSTTSGMPSTTSPLNSINPKDVESIEVLKDADATAIYGSRGANGVVLITTKKGKAGKARFSVSSSTGYGKVAKFIDLMNTEQYLAMRRDAYANDGITTYPGTAYDVNGTWDQSRYTNWQKELLGGTAEIHELQASVSGGSDQTQYLLSGSSRQETTVIPGDFKYRRTGIHFTMNHATEDNRFKMSFAGGYTLQDNKQPATDLSRVARNLAPNAPALYDENGNLNWENNTFQNPLAALRSFSTVDVKDLLANVVLSYAITPSLTAKVNLGYTDVKNHEQKIVPSTMANPSSGVTSAVSSLIDNATERQSQLFEPQLQWKKDFKNSSLDILVGGTAQEQTTSRLFISGTGFASNAMITNLGSANARSILGSEVLEYKYQAFFGRINYNYKDKYIVNVTGRRDGSSRFGPGKQFATFGAVGAAWLFSNESFLKENTILSFGKLRLSYGTSGNDQIGDYQYLNTYGNNGLNYQGVVGLEPIRLFNPDFGWESSTKFEAALETGFLKDRIFLTLVWYKNLSSNQLVGVPLPGTTGFTAINANLDATVENRGVEGTLRTVNCNGKHFKWTTNLTVSAARNELISFPGLVASTYANRYVVGQPTSIIKVYEYTGVNPQTGLFEVADLNGDGAFNTAGDKQKTIDLTPEYFGGLQNQFQYRNWQLDLFFQFVKQKTYDYTPNSPGGAMVNQSVAYANAWQQAGDVVPYQMNTSGANSAASAAFYRYVESDALVVDGSFIRLKNISVSYDVPLKAKGVTCKLSLSGQNILTFTHYKGGDPELRFTGYLPPLRVFTGGVQLTF; this is encoded by the coding sequence ATGAATAAAATTTCATTGTACAAGGCACGAGCGCCTTTATTGTACGCACTTTTTATAAGCCTAGTTTATTGCAACGCCTTATTTGCCCAAAACACACAACCTACAACAATTACCGGAACCGTAAGCGATGTCAATGGTGTATTGCCGGGTGTGACTATTACTGTAAAACGAACGCAAAACAGTACCATATCGGATAGTGCAGGGAAGTACAGCCTTACTGCACAAACGGATGATACCCTCGTCTTTAGCTATATCGGGTTTAAGACTATAGAAATAGGGGTAAACGGCAGGGCTTTGCTCAATGCGGTACTGTCCGATGATGCTACCAACCTAAAGGAAGTAACGGTGAATGCCGGGTATTATACCGTAAAGGATAAGGAACGTACGGGCAGCATTGCCAAGATTACGGCAAAAGACATTGACAAACAACCCGTATCGAACGTACTGGCGGCGATGCAGGGACGGCTTGCCGGAGTTGACATCATACAGGACAGCGGTACGGCAGGCGGTGGTTTCCAGATTAAGATACGCGGGGTAAACAGCCTGCGCGCGGATGGCAACTCGCCCATGTATGTGATAGACGGTGTGCCGTATTCGTCAGAAACGATAGGGTATAGCAGTACGACGAGCGGCATGCCCAGTACGACAAGCCCGCTGAACAGCATTAATCCCAAAGACGTGGAGAGCATTGAGGTACTGAAAGATGCCGATGCTACTGCAATTTACGGCTCGCGTGGTGCCAACGGGGTAGTGCTGATTACCACAAAGAAAGGGAAGGCAGGAAAAGCCCGCTTTAGCGTAAGTTCTTCGACCGGATACGGAAAAGTTGCCAAATTCATAGACCTGATGAACACGGAGCAATACCTTGCCATGCGGCGTGATGCCTATGCGAATGATGGGATTACAACCTATCCTGGGACGGCGTATGATGTAAACGGCACGTGGGACCAAAGCCGTTACACCAACTGGCAGAAGGAACTGCTGGGCGGTACTGCCGAGATTCATGAACTGCAGGCGAGTGTTTCGGGCGGCTCTGACCAGACGCAGTATTTGCTGAGTGGGAGTTCAAGACAGGAAACCACGGTGATTCCCGGAGATTTTAAATACCGCAGGACGGGTATTCATTTTACGATGAACCACGCTACGGAAGACAACCGCTTTAAAATGTCGTTTGCCGGAGGCTATACGCTGCAGGATAACAAACAGCCTGCAACCGATTTGAGCCGTGTGGCCCGTAACCTGGCACCCAACGCTCCGGCTTTGTATGATGAGAATGGCAACCTGAACTGGGAGAACAATACGTTTCAGAACCCGTTGGCGGCACTGCGGTCGTTTAGTACGGTAGATGTGAAAGACCTGCTGGCGAATGTGGTGCTTAGTTACGCGATAACACCGAGCCTTACCGCCAAAGTGAATCTTGGTTATACTGATGTAAAGAATCACGAGCAGAAAATTGTACCCTCGACCATGGCGAATCCGTCGAGCGGTGTGACGAGCGCGGTTTCCTCATTGATTGATAATGCTACCGAGCGCCAGTCGCAACTGTTTGAACCACAACTGCAATGGAAAAAGGATTTTAAAAACAGTTCACTGGATATATTGGTTGGAGGGACAGCGCAGGAGCAGACGACGTCGCGCCTGTTCATATCGGGGACGGGCTTTGCGAGCAATGCCATGATTACGAATCTGGGTTCTGCCAATGCCCGATCGATTTTAGGCAGTGAGGTGCTGGAGTATAAATACCAGGCGTTCTTTGGGCGTATCAATTACAACTACAAAGACAAATATATTGTAAACGTCACCGGCAGACGCGATGGGTCGAGTCGGTTTGGGCCCGGAAAGCAGTTTGCCACTTTTGGAGCGGTGGGTGCCGCGTGGCTGTTTAGCAATGAAAGCTTCCTGAAAGAGAATACCATTCTAAGTTTTGGAAAACTGCGCCTGAGTTACGGAACCAGTGGTAATGACCAGATAGGGGATTACCAATACCTGAATACGTATGGGAACAACGGGCTGAATTATCAGGGTGTGGTAGGACTGGAGCCTATACGCCTGTTTAATCCTGATTTTGGGTGGGAGAGCAGCACGAAATTTGAAGCGGCACTGGAAACGGGATTCCTGAAAGACCGGATATTCCTGACGCTGGTGTGGTATAAAAACCTTTCCTCGAACCAGTTGGTAGGTGTGCCGCTGCCGGGAACAACCGGATTTACTGCTATCAATGCCAACTTAGATGCTACCGTGGAGAACCGCGGTGTGGAAGGGACATTGCGCACCGTAAACTGTAACGGAAAGCATTTTAAATGGACGACCAACCTGACGGTTTCGGCCGCGCGGAATGAATTGATTTCGTTTCCGGGACTGGTTGCTTCTACCTATGCCAACCGGTATGTGGTGGGACAGCCGACCAGTATCATAAAGGTATATGAATATACGGGTGTGAACCCGCAGACAGGATTGTTTGAGGTTGCCGACCTGAATGGTGATGGTGCCTTTAATACCGCAGGCGACAAACAGAAAACCATAGACCTGACCCCTGAGTATTTTGGCGGACTGCAAAACCAGTTTCAGTACAGGAACTGGCAACTGGATTTGTTTTTTCAGTTTGTGAAACAGAAAACCTATGATTATACTCCGAATTCGCCCGGTGGTGCGATGGTTAACCAAAGTGTGGCGTATGCCAACGCGTGGCAGCAGGCAGGCGACGTAGTGCCGTACCAGATGAACACATCAGGTGCGAACAGTGCTGCTTCGGCAGCGTTTTACCGTTATGTGGAAAGCGATGCGCTGGTGGTGGACGGATCATTTATCCGACTGAAAAACATTTCGGTAAGTTATGATGTGCCACTGAAAGCCAAAGGCGTTACCTGTAAACTCTCGCTGAGCGGACAGAACATACTGACGTTTACCCATTACAAAGGCGGTGATCCTGAATTGCGGTTTACCGGATACCTACCGCCACTGCGTGTTTTTACCGGTGGTGTGCAACTTACTTTTTAA
- a CDS encoding helix-turn-helix domain-containing protein — translation MSEQLERFLRDFGKKVKEIREVKKYTLEDLEFSTGIDSSDFNKIELGKTNITLRTFIKVAKGLEVHPKELLDFKFDLDKE, via the coding sequence ATGAGTGAGCAACTAGAACGTTTCTTAAGGGATTTTGGGAAAAAAGTAAAAGAGATAAGAGAGGTTAAAAAATATACATTGGAAGACCTCGAGTTTAGTACAGGGATAGACTCTAGTGATTTTAATAAGATTGAATTAGGCAAAACAAATATCACATTAAGAACTTTTATAAAAGTAGCTAAAGGACTTGAAGTGCATCCAAAAGAGCTATTAGATTTTAAATTTGATTTAGACAAAGAATAA
- a CDS encoding phospholipase D-like domain-containing protein, which yields MEIYFENIKERIIDEISSAKFNVFAAVAWMGEKYILNELTNCLLRGVQVEIIINDDQRFHDFKDKYADFEKNGGKIFLYDTKSSLMHNKFCVIDLCTTITGSFNWSYGATFHQENIIIERKNIEVAHQFALQFIKLKQSSTLFSNIRAGNVELSHKVNVKSFSGYSDDVSGKGIFILLEEGNRRGYLSLEAPYGNDTSFIPNEIHGFWKSKIEIESFDSTKNDNIEYYEFICIDPNIIKYIK from the coding sequence ATGGAGATATATTTCGAAAATATAAAAGAGAGAATAATAGACGAGATCTCAAGTGCCAAGTTCAATGTTTTTGCTGCTGTGGCTTGGATGGGAGAAAAATATATATTAAATGAATTAACCAATTGTCTTCTGAGAGGAGTTCAAGTGGAAATTATTATAAATGATGATCAAAGGTTTCATGATTTTAAGGATAAATATGCTGATTTTGAAAAGAATGGTGGGAAAATTTTTCTTTACGACACAAAATCATCTTTAATGCACAATAAATTTTGTGTAATAGATTTATGCACTACAATAACTGGCTCATTTAATTGGTCTTATGGAGCAACATTTCACCAAGAAAATATTATTATCGAAAGAAAAAACATTGAAGTTGCACACCAGTTCGCGCTTCAATTCATTAAGCTAAAACAGAGCTCAACATTATTCTCCAACATAAGAGCCGGAAATGTTGAACTTTCACACAAAGTCAACGTAAAAAGTTTCTCGGGCTATTCGGATGATGTTTCAGGAAAAGGAATTTTTATATTACTTGAAGAAGGGAATAGACGTGGATATTTATCATTAGAGGCTCCTTATGGTAATGACACTTCATTTATTCCGAATGAAATTCATGGTTTTTGGAAAAGTAAAATTGAAATTGAAAGTTTTGATTCAACTAAGAACGATAATATTGAGTACTATGAATTTATTTGTATCGACCCTAATATAATAAAATACATAAAATGA